In Arsenicicoccus sp. oral taxon 190, the following are encoded in one genomic region:
- a CDS encoding HAD family hydrolase, whose translation MSGTRALLLDIDDTLLDTRGAMSRAAASVIGEVWPGSVERAEELGRRYHADPGGFFGGYTRGELTFEAMREARLREVAGHAGLAWADTSFAEFEERWPAAFRAGTTAFDDVERLLERALVDGLLVGALTNSSQSFTELKLEAVGLSAAFGAVATTDTLGYGKPHPRAFHEACRLLGSQPGETLYVGDDLAVDAQAAQAAGLRGVWLDRRGEWAGEDVGVAVVASLDAVVW comes from the coding sequence ACCCGCGGGGCGATGAGCCGCGCCGCTGCGTCCGTGATCGGCGAGGTGTGGCCGGGCTCGGTGGAGCGGGCCGAGGAGCTGGGGCGGCGCTACCACGCCGACCCGGGCGGCTTCTTCGGCGGCTACACGCGGGGAGAGCTCACCTTCGAGGCGATGCGGGAGGCCCGGCTGCGCGAGGTGGCCGGTCACGCCGGGCTCGCATGGGCCGACACGAGCTTCGCCGAGTTCGAGGAGCGCTGGCCCGCCGCCTTCCGGGCCGGGACGACGGCCTTCGACGACGTGGAGCGGCTGCTGGAGCGCGCCCTCGTGGACGGTCTGCTGGTCGGGGCGCTGACCAACTCCTCGCAGAGCTTCACCGAGCTCAAGCTCGAGGCGGTCGGGCTGTCCGCAGCCTTCGGGGCGGTCGCCACCACCGACACCCTGGGCTACGGCAAGCCCCACCCGCGCGCATTCCACGAGGCGTGCCGGCTGCTCGGCTCGCAGCCGGGCGAGACCCTGTATGTCGGGGACGACCTCGCCGTCGACGCGCAGGCGGCGCAGGCCGCCGGCCTGCGGGGGGTGTGGCTCGACCGCCGCGGGGAGTGGGCCGGCGAGGACGTGGGGGTGGCCGTCGTGGCCTCGCTGGACGCGGTGGTGTGGTGA